The Apodemus sylvaticus chromosome 17, mApoSyl1.1, whole genome shotgun sequence genome contains a region encoding:
- the Parp10 gene encoding protein mono-ADP-ribosyltransferase PARP10 isoform X2: MAEVEAGAALELRGLPSEIPDELLTLYFENHRRSGGGPLLSWQRLGCGGILVFQDSADAKRVLAQAEHRLHGVQLNLRPAPPRAPERVLLQQLPPGTSPLSLEQHVQALLCAAGHPLQTCRALASPRQDCALVQLSMPLSEAEVCALVEQAQNLPLNGTIVSLAWVPQTREVRVVDSAAPVDLLLLELYLENERRSGGGPLEGLRSLPGQLGTVISFQQWKVAERVLKQKHWLQGSELSLVPHYDVLEPETLAEGISGGDRSAMQEPAVVDHSFTEAGGLAGALTMTVGSGEAPGQLGTEAGPVEAAGQAVSIDSGSLRSLEQEEPILLRTMGSPEQTGFISQGVMGSTSLVDPVESFTELPEQVGPLAPEPMGVQEQESQGEVTIDSPGQEEIMGLVGTTATESEETGLESPGDGEVQNQEGLVDMVMSMEPGAMRFLQLHYEDLLASLEDVALFPLEGVDVTGFRLCGARAPCQAAQELLQSVLGSISCHTLNMKHPGSARFLLGAEGQHLLHRLEAQFQCIFGTEHLASAALDIDPERTDPTEALHVLHDHSTGIDQENIRLEEVRELLATLEGPHEEDRMPQETPGRLEETVPEQEQDIPTLEAGEEPVALSTGTPGRLEEEATLQLAIHRSLESQSQVADQQEANALRRAMALSLLEAEETLGEDTGGRAQLVVHTSFEQDMEELNQALSDALEEHLREETVSLQGCMLPIELGARLERRHDVSVTLRGDHVVLRGFGVQPARAARHLAALLVGPGDQNLTFPLEASKTNLSEQGLKEPLGRLEALEENSKEFQDVVQAFYNTLDAAHSRICIVRVPLLPAMDKHPFFAGRTFGI, translated from the exons atggcagaggtggaggcaggggcagcCTTGGAGCTCCGGGGACTGCCCTCTGAAATACCCGATGAACTGCTCACACTGTACTTTGAAAACCACCGTCGCTCTGGTGGAGGACCTCTCCTCAGCTGGCAGAGGCTTGGCTGTGGCGGTATCCTCGTCTTTCAAGATTCTGCAG ATGCAAAGAGGGTCTTAGCCCAGGCAGAGCACCGATTACATGGTGTCCAGCTGAACCTGAGGCCAGCCCCTCCCCGGGCCCCTGAACGTGTGCTTCTCCAACAACTGCCACCTGGCACTTCACCTCTGAGCCTGGAGCAGCATGTTCAGGCCTTGCTATGTGCAGCAGGGCATCCCCTGCAGACTTGCCGTGCTCTGGCCAGTCCCCGGCAGGACTGTGCTCTGGTCCAGTTATCCATGCCCCTTTCTGAGGCAG AGGTCTGTGCCCTGGTGGAACAGGCCCAGAATCTGCCCCTGAATGGAACCATCGTGTCCTTGGCCTGGGTGCCCCAGACCCGAGAAGTTCGTGTGGTGGACAGCGCTGCTCCGGTGGACCTGTTATTGCTGGAGCTGTACCTGGAAAATGAGCGTCGCAGTGGTGGGGGACCCTTGGAGGGTCTGCGCAGCCTGCCTGGGCAACTGGGCACTGTCATCTCCTTTCAGCAATGGAAGG TGGCTGAACGGGTGCTGAAGCAGAAACACTGgctccagggctctgagttgagCCTTGTCCCCCACTATGATGTCCTAGAGCCAGAGACACTTGCTGAGGGCATCAGTGGTGGGGATCGTTCAGCTATGCAAGAACCTGCAGTCGTCGATCATAGTTTTACAGAGGCTGGGGGACTGGCCGGGGCTCTGACTATGACTGTGGGCTCTGGGGAGGCACCAGGACAATTAGGGACAGAGGCAGGACCTGTAGAAGCTGCAGGACAGGCCGTGTCAATTGACTCAGGATCTCTGAGGTCTCTGGAGCAAGAGGAGCCTATACTTCTGAGAACTATGGGCTCTCCAGAGCAGACAGGTTTCATAAGTCAGGGGGTTATGGGGTCTACAAGCTTGGTAGATCCAGTAGAAAGCTTTACAGAGCTCCCAGAGCAAGTAGGACCCTTGGCCCCAGAACCAATGGGTGTTCAGGAGCAGGAGAGCCAGGGGGAAGTTACCATAGACTCACCAGGGCAGGAGGAGATAATGGGCCTAGTGGGGACGACGGCTACGGAGTCTGaagagacagggctggagagccCTGGGGATGGGGAGGTGCAGAATCAAGAGGGCCTGGTAGACATGGTGATGTCGATGGAGCCGGGGGCCATGCGTTTCCTGCAGCTCCATTATGAGGACCTGCTTGCCAGCCTGGAAGATGTCGCTCTTTTCCCACTTGAAGGAGTGGATGTAACTGGCTTTCGG CTTTGTGGAGCCAGGGCCCCCTGTCAGGCAGCCCAAGAGTTGCTACAGAGTGTGCTGGGAAGCATTAGTTGTCACACGCTGAACATGAAGCACCCAGGCAGTGCCCGGTTCCTGCTGGGTGCAGAGGGGCAGCACCTTCTTCACAGACTGGAGGCTCAGTTCCAGTGCATCTTCGGGACAGAACATCTGGCCAGCGCTGCCCTGGACATAGACCCTGAAAGG ACAGATCCCACTGAGGCCCTCCACGTCCTCCATGACCACAGTACAGGCATCGATCAGGAGAACATAAGACTGG AGGAAGTCCGAGAGCTGCTGGCTACCCTGGAGGGCCCACATGAGGAGGACAGGATGCCTCAGGAGACACCTGGAAGGCTAGAGGAGACAGTTCCAGAGCAGGAACAGGACATCCCCACACTTGAGGCTGGGGAGGAGCCTGTGGCCCTTAGCACTGGGACACCCGGGCGATTAGAAGAAGAAGCCACACTACAACTGGCTATCCACCGGTCCTTGGAGTCTCAAAGCCAGGTGGCTGATCAGCAGGAGGCTAATGCACTAAGGCGGGCCATGGCCCTCTCCCTGTTAGAAGCGGAAGAGACCCTGGGTGAGGACACTGGGGGCAGGGCCCAGCTGGTGGTGCACACATCCTTTGAGCAGGACATGGAGGAATTGAATCAGGCATTATCTGATGCCTTGGAAGAACACCTTCGGGAGGAGACAGTGAGTCTCCAAGGGTGTATGCTGCCCATAGAACTTGGGGCTCGTCTGGAGAGGCGTCACGATGTGAGTGTTACCCTCCGTGGTGACCACGTTGTCCTCCGTGGCTTTGGGGTTCAGCCTGCCCGTGCAGCTCGCCACTTGGCTGCTCTGCTTGTTGGCCCCGGGGACCAGAATTTGACCTTTCCTTTGGAGGCCTCAAAAACCAACT TGTCTGAGCAGGGGCTGAAAGAACCCTTGGGGAGGCTGGAGGCCCTGGAAGAGAATTCCAAGGAGTTCCAAGACGTGGTGCAGGCCTTTTATAACACCCTGGATGCTGCCCACAGCAGGATCTGCATTGTTCGA
- the Grina gene encoding protein lifeguard 1, translating to MSHEKSFLVSGDSYPPPNPGYPVGPQAPMPPYVQAPYPGAPYPQTPFQPSPYGQPGYPHGPSPYPQGGYPQGPYPQGGYPQGPYPQSPFPPNPYGQPPPFQDPGSPQHGNYQEEGPPSYYDNQDFPAVNWDKNIRQAFIRKVFLVLTLQLLVTLSTVAVFTFVGEVKGFVRENVWTYYVSYAIFFISLIVLSCCGDFRRKHPWNLVALSILTVSLSYMVGMIASFYNTEAVIMAVGITTAVCFTVVIFSMQTRYDFTSCMGVLLVSVVVLFIFAILCIFIRNRILEIVYASLGALLFTCFLAVDTQLLLGNKQLSLSPEEYVFAALNLYTDIINIFLYILTIIGRAKE from the exons ATGTCCCATGAAAAGAGTTTCTTGGTGTCTGGGGACAGCTATCCTCCCCcaaaccctggctatcctgtggGGCCCCAAGCCCCTATGCCTCCCTATGTCCAGGCTCCCTACCCTGGCGCCCCATACCCACAGACCCCTTTCCAGCCCTCTCCCTATGGTCAGCCAGGGTATCCCCATGGTCCCAGCCCCTATCCACAAGGTGGTTACCCTCAAGGACCCTACCCTCAAGGAGGCTATCCACAGGGGCCATACCCACAGAGCCCCTTCCCCCCCAACCCCTATGGACAGCCGCCACCCTTCCAGGACCCTGGCT CACCTCAGCATGGGAACTACCAGGAGGAAGGACCTCCATCCTACTATGACAACCAGGACTTCCCTGCTGTCAACTGGGACAAGAACATTCGCCAGGCCTTCATCAGAAAG GTGTTCCTGGTGCTGACCCTGCAGCTGTTGGTGACCCTGTCGACTGTGGCCGTTTTCACTTTTGTTGGGGAGGTGAAGGGCTTTGTCCGGGAGAATGTCTGGACCTACTATGTCTCCTACGCCATCTTCTTCATCTCCCTCATTGTCCTCAGCTGTTGTGGGGACTTCCGGCGAAAGCATCCCTGGAACCTTGTTGCTCTG TCGATCCTGACCGTCAGCTTGTCCTACATGGTGGGCATGATAGCCAGCTTTTACAACACGGAGGCGGTCATCATGGCCGTGGGCATCACCACAGCTGTCTGCTTCACCGTGGTCATCTTCTCCATGCAG aCCCGCTATGACTTCACCTCGTGCATGGGCGTGCTCCTGGTGAGTGTGGTGGTGCTCTTCATCTTCGCCATACTCTGCATCTTCATCCGGAACCGCATCCTGGAGATTGTATACGCCTCACTGGGCGCTCTGCTCTTCACCTGC TTCCTGGCAGTGGACACCCAGCTGCTCCTGGGGAACAAGCAGCTGTCCCTGAGCCCAGAAGAATATGTGTTTGCGGCCCTGAATCTGTACACGGACATCATCAACATCTTCCTATATATTCTCACCATCATTGGCCGTGCCAAGGAGTAG